Proteins found in one Aerosakkonema funiforme FACHB-1375 genomic segment:
- the radC gene encoding RadC family protein — MTYCLRIADIPTSERPRERLMTHGPKNLATAELIAILLGTGQGPGKLSAVGLGQYILQQLSQHGRDPLAVLRDISAAELMKIPGIGPAKATTILAAIELGKRAFASRPLDRTAVESPAAAAAALSNDLMWQQQERFAILLLDVKNRLMGTQVITIGTATETLAHPREIFREVIRQGATRVIVAHNHPSGNVDPSQEDINLTKQLLVGAQFLGIPLLDHLILGNGDHLSLRETTGLWDEYPQGD; from the coding sequence ATGACCTATTGCCTCCGCATTGCAGATATACCCACCAGCGAGCGTCCGCGAGAGCGGTTAATGACTCATGGCCCTAAAAATCTTGCGACTGCCGAACTGATAGCGATTTTACTCGGTACGGGTCAGGGGCCGGGAAAACTTTCTGCGGTAGGCTTAGGACAATATATTTTGCAACAATTGAGTCAACACGGGCGCGATCCGCTGGCGGTGTTGCGGGATATCAGCGCTGCTGAATTGATGAAGATTCCCGGCATTGGGCCTGCGAAAGCTACGACGATTTTAGCGGCGATCGAATTGGGAAAGAGAGCTTTTGCGTCGCGACCGCTCGATCGCACAGCTGTGGAAAGTCCCGCCGCTGCTGCGGCTGCTTTGAGTAACGACCTGATGTGGCAGCAACAGGAACGTTTTGCAATCTTGCTGCTGGATGTCAAGAATAGGTTGATGGGCACTCAAGTGATTACGATCGGCACAGCCACAGAAACATTAGCCCATCCGCGAGAGATTTTTCGGGAAGTCATTCGCCAGGGAGCCACGCGAGTCATAGTAGCGCACAATCATCCCAGCGGCAACGTCGATCCGAGTCAGGAAGATATTAATTTGACAAAGCAGCTATTAGTAGGGGCGCAGTTTTTAGGGATACCGCTGCTGGATCATTTGATTTTGGGCAATGGAGACCATTTAAGTTTGCGAGAAACAACTGGATTGTGGGATGAGTACCCGCAAGGTGATTGA
- a CDS encoding lipid kinase: protein MNRRALLLVNRHSRRGQQNLSQAIEQLQALGFQLFEESTEQPKHLPKLIHKYCDRVDLAIVGGGDGTLNAAADALLETQLPLGILPLGTANDLARTLGIPPNLPEACQIIADGHIQRIDLGWVNGKHFFNVASLGLSVKITEQLTKEVKQRWGKLAYAATASQAIWQARPFWAHIRQGDETIRVKTVQIAVGNGRYYGGGMLVRDDAKIDDQRLDLYSLEIQHWWQLLLQLLALSLGQHPQWLGVRTLEGEEFEVITVKPRPINTDGELTTYTPAKFRLIPQALPVFVPTSPEIPGLTE, encoded by the coding sequence ATGAATCGGCGAGCCCTATTGTTAGTAAACCGTCACTCCCGGCGAGGTCAACAAAACCTCTCCCAGGCGATCGAGCAATTGCAAGCGTTAGGCTTCCAGTTGTTTGAGGAGTCTACCGAACAGCCAAAGCATCTACCCAAACTGATTCACAAATACTGCGATCGCGTCGATTTGGCGATCGTCGGTGGCGGCGATGGTACCCTCAATGCCGCCGCAGATGCTCTCCTGGAAACGCAACTGCCCTTGGGTATCCTCCCCTTGGGAACAGCTAACGACCTCGCTCGCACTCTCGGCATTCCCCCCAATCTACCCGAAGCTTGCCAAATTATCGCCGACGGTCATATACAGCGGATCGATTTAGGCTGGGTGAACGGCAAACATTTCTTCAATGTTGCCAGTTTGGGACTGAGCGTCAAAATTACCGAACAGCTAACAAAAGAAGTAAAGCAACGTTGGGGAAAACTCGCTTATGCGGCAACTGCTTCCCAAGCCATTTGGCAAGCTCGACCCTTCTGGGCGCATATCCGTCAGGGTGACGAGACAATTCGCGTCAAAACCGTGCAAATTGCTGTAGGCAACGGACGATACTACGGCGGTGGTATGCTTGTCCGCGATGACGCTAAGATCGACGACCAAAGGCTAGACCTGTACAGCCTAGAAATTCAGCACTGGTGGCAATTGCTGCTACAGCTACTGGCTCTCAGTCTGGGACAGCACCCACAATGGCTCGGTGTTCGCACTCTGGAAGGAGAAGAGTTTGAAGTGATTACGGTTAAACCTCGTCCCATTAATACTGATGGAGAGCTTACCACTTACACTCCGGCTAAATTTCGCCTCATACCACAAGCTTTGCCAGTCTTCGTCCCCACTTCGCCAGAAATTCCAGGCTTAACTGAATGA
- a CDS encoding transglutaminase-like domain-containing protein, with protein MKTPMLLLGAGLIFWGWQTGMWIFAIPMAILIEGSRFISWRWDFSKADVRRIANLCLIVLIFISIFLLIQNPTFYFVYTLFQWLPVVSFPLLATQSYSLEEKIDITTLFLLFNEEETNKNKRFTINISYLYLAICILAASNANVRDIYFYIGMFVLLAIALWSVRYKRFSPMLWLCFILTAGSIGFIGQLGLHQLHLTIEDRVATWYSNGNELETNSLKKQTNIGDIGVLKRSNEIAFRVATENQQNFPRLLREATYNKYKASMWVAAKPNFTSVQPEKDGTSWRLGNQPANHSTITISTTLRGGQGLLTLPDGTFEIDELPVSRMEKNKYGAVKVAGKVNNITYDIHFNHNFSLDNSPTEDDLQIPDPEKPALNQILRQLDIQGKSPPEIVNRVDKFFLKNFTYSLQLAGKENHATPISTFLLKTRAGHCEYFATATTLLLRAAGIPARYAVGYSVREFSSLENQYIVRSRHAHAWTMVYLNKRWQILDTTPADWTSIEDANASKFGFISDLWSLFTFKLGTIIGSQALQYGWWLILPLILIPMWRFGNKKGVRRLSAKRILPKAKAKSDLVTKDSEFAVIEKALNELGLTRHPSESLKSWIKRMKEESAASDLIDDIIPIVELHYRDRFDPAGIKETEKTILKSSIRSWLDKYYPAEVGKK; from the coding sequence ATGAAAACACCAATGCTTCTGCTGGGTGCAGGTTTAATCTTTTGGGGTTGGCAAACGGGAATGTGGATTTTTGCCATACCGATGGCTATCCTTATCGAAGGTTCTCGCTTCATTTCCTGGCGGTGGGATTTCTCCAAAGCTGATGTGCGTCGCATAGCGAATTTATGTCTGATTGTTCTAATTTTTATATCTATTTTTCTGCTGATTCAAAATCCCACTTTTTACTTCGTCTATACTCTTTTCCAGTGGCTTCCGGTTGTCTCGTTCCCACTGCTGGCTACTCAAAGTTACTCGCTGGAAGAAAAAATTGATATAACGACACTTTTTCTTTTATTCAACGAAGAAGAAACGAACAAAAATAAACGATTTACCATTAATATCAGCTATCTCTATCTCGCTATTTGTATTTTAGCAGCTAGTAACGCCAATGTTAGGGATATTTATTTTTATATTGGGATGTTTGTGCTGTTAGCGATCGCACTTTGGTCAGTCCGGTATAAACGATTTTCGCCGATGCTTTGGCTGTGTTTCATTCTAACTGCTGGAAGTATTGGATTTATCGGACAACTGGGATTGCATCAACTCCATCTTACCATAGAAGACCGGGTGGCGACATGGTACAGCAATGGTAACGAATTAGAGACAAATTCATTGAAGAAACAAACGAATATAGGAGATATTGGGGTATTGAAGCGATCGAATGAAATTGCGTTCCGAGTCGCTACGGAAAATCAACAAAATTTTCCCCGATTGTTGAGGGAAGCAACTTATAATAAGTATAAAGCTTCCATGTGGGTAGCAGCTAAACCGAATTTTACTTCCGTACAACCTGAGAAAGATGGTACGAGTTGGCGTTTGGGAAATCAACCCGCGAATCATTCTACAATCACTATTTCTACTACTCTGCGTGGCGGTCAAGGTTTATTAACGCTACCAGATGGAACATTTGAAATAGACGAATTACCAGTCAGTCGGATGGAGAAGAATAAGTATGGTGCGGTGAAAGTAGCTGGAAAAGTTAATAATATAACTTACGATATCCATTTTAATCATAATTTTTCTTTAGATAACTCACCAACAGAAGACGATTTGCAAATACCCGATCCAGAAAAGCCAGCACTTAATCAAATCCTTCGCCAACTGGATATCCAAGGTAAATCACCGCCAGAAATAGTAAACCGCGTCGATAAGTTTTTCCTGAAAAACTTTACTTATTCTCTCCAATTGGCTGGCAAAGAAAATCATGCAACTCCAATATCAACATTTTTACTGAAAACTCGCGCCGGACATTGCGAATATTTCGCGACTGCAACTACGCTTTTGTTGCGTGCAGCAGGTATCCCAGCGCGTTATGCGGTCGGTTATTCCGTTCGCGAATTTAGCAGTTTAGAAAATCAATATATTGTGCGAAGTCGCCATGCTCATGCTTGGACAATGGTATATTTGAATAAGAGATGGCAAATCTTAGATACAACGCCTGCGGATTGGACAAGCATTGAGGATGCAAACGCTTCTAAATTTGGATTTATTTCCGATTTATGGTCGCTGTTCACTTTCAAATTAGGAACTATCATCGGTAGTCAGGCTTTACAATATGGATGGTGGCTGATTTTGCCGTTGATATTAATTCCGATGTGGAGATTTGGTAATAAAAAAGGCGTGCGCCGTTTATCTGCAAAACGGATATTGCCGAAAGCAAAGGCTAAATCTGATTTGGTTACAAAGGATTCCGAATTTGCTGTAATCGAAAAAGCTTTAAATGAGTTAGGATTAACCCGTCACCCGTCCGAGTCTTTAAAATCCTGGATTAAACGGATGAAAGAGGAGTCAGCCGCATCTGACTTAATTGATGATATAATACCAATAGTCGAGCTTCATTACCGCGATCGCTTCGACCCCGCCGGTATTAAAGAGACGGAAAAAACTATCTTAAAATCTTCGATTCGATCGTGGCTAGACAAATATTATCCAGCCGAGGTTGGTAAAAAATGA
- the gatC gene encoding Asp-tRNA(Asn)/Glu-tRNA(Gln) amidotransferase subunit GatC: MIDREQVRKVALLGRLQLSPAEEEQFTTQLGSILEYFEQLSELDVSKVKPTTRAIDVSNITRADELRPYPDREAILDCSPDRDGEFFKVPQILSTDE, from the coding sequence ATGATTGACCGCGAACAAGTCCGCAAAGTTGCTCTTCTAGGCCGCTTACAATTAAGCCCAGCCGAAGAAGAACAATTCACAACTCAATTGGGCAGTATTTTAGAATATTTTGAACAGTTGAGCGAGTTAGATGTGAGTAAAGTCAAGCCTACCACAAGGGCGATCGATGTTAGCAATATCACGCGAGCCGACGAACTGCGACCTTATCCAGACAGGGAAGCTATTCTCGATTGCTCTCCCGATCGAGATGGCGAATTTTTCAAAGTGCCGCAAATTCTAAGTACAGACGAGTAG
- the recF gene encoding DNA replication/repair protein RecF (All proteins in this family for which functions are known are DNA-binding proteins that assist the filamentation of RecA onto DNA for the initiation of recombination or recombinational repair.) → MYLQTLHLHQFRNYLNQMVEFSAPKTILVGNNAQGKSNLLEAVELLSTLKSHRVTRDRDLVREGAEEGKIVATLERETGTVDLGLTLRRNGRRTVAKRGESLKRQIEFLGTLNAVQFSSLDLELVRGSPESRRRWLDTLVIQLEPFYAHILHQYNKILRQRNALLKLLAENAKPIAQNTELALWDAQLVSVGSRVTRRRARALQRLAPIAQTWHQAISSSMEVLEVKYAPNIGLEQDNSEWVQQAFFDKIQQRSVAEQYQGTTLVGPHRDEIEFFINQTPARQYGSQGQQRTLVLALKLAELKLIEEVVGEPPLLLLDDVLAELDLNRQNQLLDTIQERFQTLIATTHLSAFDRAWLNSSQILTVQAGQISPIVNA, encoded by the coding sequence ATGTACCTTCAAACCCTTCACCTGCATCAGTTCCGCAACTACCTCAATCAAATGGTGGAGTTTAGCGCCCCCAAAACGATTTTGGTGGGTAATAACGCACAAGGTAAATCCAATTTGCTAGAAGCGGTGGAGTTGCTCTCGACACTGAAGAGTCATCGGGTGACGCGCGATCGCGATTTGGTTCGCGAAGGAGCGGAAGAAGGTAAAATTGTTGCTACCCTGGAACGGGAAACAGGTACAGTCGATTTGGGTTTAACTTTGCGCCGCAACGGACGCCGTACTGTTGCCAAGAGAGGGGAATCTCTCAAGCGTCAGATCGAATTTTTAGGTACGCTCAATGCGGTACAATTCTCCAGTTTGGATTTAGAACTGGTAAGAGGTAGCCCGGAGTCGCGTCGCCGTTGGTTGGATACGCTGGTAATTCAGCTCGAACCTTTCTACGCGCACATCTTACATCAGTACAATAAAATTCTCCGTCAGCGCAACGCTCTGTTAAAGCTGCTGGCGGAAAACGCGAAACCGATCGCCCAAAATACGGAATTAGCTCTCTGGGATGCACAATTAGTAAGTGTCGGTTCCCGCGTTACCAGGCGTCGAGCGAGAGCTTTGCAGCGTTTGGCTCCCATTGCACAAACGTGGCATCAAGCAATTAGCAGTAGTATGGAGGTGCTGGAAGTTAAGTACGCGCCCAATATCGGTTTGGAACAAGATAACTCAGAATGGGTACAGCAGGCTTTTTTCGACAAGATTCAGCAGCGCAGCGTCGCCGAACAATACCAAGGTACTACACTTGTTGGCCCTCACCGCGACGAAATTGAGTTTTTTATTAACCAAACACCCGCTCGCCAATACGGTTCCCAAGGTCAACAACGCACTTTGGTGCTAGCCTTAAAGCTGGCAGAGTTAAAATTAATAGAAGAAGTCGTTGGCGAACCGCCCCTCTTGCTTCTTGATGATGTCCTCGCGGAACTAGACCTTAACCGTCAAAATCAACTGTTGGACACTATTCAAGAAAGATTTCAAACTTTGATCGCCACGACTCACTTAAGCGCGTTCGATCGAGCTTGGTTAAATTCTTCTCAAATTCTCACCGTCCAAGCCGGACAAATATCACCAATTGTTAACGCCTAA
- a CDS encoding cation-translocating P-type ATPase, translating into MSPGEKEVAWHTLDAEKTVRRLESDRDSGLTDAEVKKRLETYGPNELQETGGRSAWQILLDQFTNIMLLMLIGVAMISGIVDLVKLQQPGGSGGEVPFKDTIAILAIVILNGVLGYLQESRAEKALAALKRLSSPKVRIIRDRRTIEVSAKELVPGDIMLLEAGVQVAADGRLIEESNLQIRESALTGEAEAVNKRSQLQLDEETSLGDRINLVFQGTEVVQGRAKVIVTNTGMQTELGKIAAMLQGVESEPTPLQQRMGQLGNVLVSGSLILVAFVVAIGLFQSGWNLNRFIELVEVSLSMAVAVVPEGLPAVITVTLALGTQRMVRRNALIRKLPAVETLGSVTTICSDKTGTLTQNKMVVQEVATGDVTFRVTGEGYTPKGDFQLDDRPVASDRYPELQTLLLACVLCNDAELQCQADNTRGREGGNWIILGDPTEGALLTLAGKGNIQKESQTSQMPRVAEIPFSSERKRMSVICRGTGTGDWEAEAGEPGSSSVLVMYTKGSPELILERCASSQVGSDKVPLTENRRREILDRNNQMAGRGLRVLGFAYKPLGAQTPAEPDESIEQDLIWLGLVGMLDAPRPEVREAVAKCKQARIRTVMITGDHQLTAKAIAYDLGIANEGDRVLSGQELQRLSQPELEQVVEQVSIYARVSPEHKLRIVQALQTRGQFVAMTGDGVNDAPALKQADIGIAMGITGTDVSKEASDMVLLDDNFATIVAATEEGRVVYTNIRRFIKYILGSNIGEVLTIAAAPIIGLGDVPLTPLQILWMNLVTDGVPALALAVEPAEPNVMKRPPFSPRESIFARGLGSYMVRIGLVFSILTIAMMWWAYQHAHMSGDPNRWKTMVFTTLCLAQMGHAIAIRSNTQLTIELNPLTNPFVWGAVILTTILQLMLIYVPPLRAFFGTQALDGLELAICVGFSMLMFVWIELEKLFIRRRTAGRV; encoded by the coding sequence ATTTCCCCAGGAGAAAAGGAAGTAGCTTGGCACACCTTGGATGCCGAGAAAACCGTTCGCAGACTGGAGAGCGATCGCGATTCCGGTTTGACTGACGCCGAAGTTAAAAAACGTTTGGAAACCTACGGCCCCAACGAACTGCAAGAAACCGGCGGTCGCAGTGCTTGGCAGATCTTGCTCGATCAGTTTACCAACATTATGCTACTGATGCTGATCGGCGTAGCAATGATATCCGGTATCGTAGATTTAGTCAAGCTGCAACAGCCAGGAGGGTCTGGCGGTGAAGTTCCCTTCAAAGACACGATCGCCATCTTGGCAATTGTGATCCTCAACGGTGTTTTGGGCTACCTGCAAGAAAGTCGCGCCGAAAAAGCACTTGCCGCCCTCAAACGCCTTTCTTCTCCCAAGGTGCGAATTATTCGCGATCGCAGAACCATTGAAGTCAGCGCCAAGGAACTTGTACCGGGAGATATCATGCTCCTGGAAGCCGGAGTCCAGGTAGCAGCAGACGGACGTTTGATCGAAGAATCCAATCTCCAAATCCGCGAGTCCGCGCTGACTGGGGAAGCGGAGGCAGTAAATAAGCGATCGCAATTGCAACTCGACGAAGAGACATCTTTGGGCGATCGCATCAACCTCGTCTTTCAAGGTACTGAAGTCGTCCAAGGACGCGCTAAGGTCATCGTTACCAACACCGGAATGCAGACCGAACTCGGCAAGATCGCCGCCATGCTGCAAGGTGTGGAAAGCGAACCTACTCCCTTGCAACAAAGGATGGGTCAGCTAGGCAATGTCTTGGTAAGCGGCTCCTTAATTTTAGTCGCTTTTGTAGTAGCGATCGGTTTATTCCAAAGCGGCTGGAACTTAAACAGGTTTATCGAACTTGTGGAAGTTTCTCTGAGTATGGCAGTAGCTGTAGTTCCAGAAGGTTTGCCAGCTGTAATTACAGTAACTTTGGCATTGGGAACGCAGCGTATGGTGCGCCGCAACGCTCTGATTCGCAAACTGCCCGCAGTAGAAACATTGGGTTCGGTGACCACTATTTGCTCGGATAAAACCGGCACCCTTACTCAAAACAAAATGGTGGTGCAGGAAGTTGCCACCGGCGATGTCACATTCCGCGTCACCGGCGAAGGTTACACCCCCAAAGGCGACTTTCAATTGGACGATCGACCGGTCGCGAGCGATCGATATCCCGAACTGCAAACCCTGCTGTTAGCCTGCGTGCTGTGCAATGACGCCGAGTTGCAGTGTCAAGCCGACAACACACGCGGACGGGAAGGCGGTAACTGGATAATTTTAGGAGACCCGACAGAGGGGGCGCTGCTAACTCTGGCAGGTAAGGGCAATATCCAAAAAGAATCCCAAACTTCCCAAATGCCTCGCGTAGCCGAAATTCCTTTTTCCTCCGAACGTAAGCGCATGAGCGTGATTTGTCGGGGAACGGGAACAGGAGATTGGGAAGCAGAAGCGGGGGAACCGGGTTCCTCTTCTGTATTGGTGATGTACACAAAAGGTTCTCCAGAACTGATATTGGAACGCTGCGCTTCATCGCAGGTGGGATCTGACAAAGTTCCACTGACGGAAAACCGACGCCGGGAAATTCTCGATCGCAATAACCAGATGGCGGGTCGAGGTTTGCGCGTACTCGGTTTTGCCTACAAACCTTTGGGTGCCCAAACACCCGCAGAACCGGATGAATCGATCGAACAGGATCTCATCTGGTTGGGGTTAGTGGGAATGCTCGATGCACCGCGTCCGGAAGTGCGGGAAGCGGTAGCCAAGTGTAAGCAGGCTCGCATTAGAACGGTGATGATTACCGGCGACCACCAACTGACTGCCAAAGCGATCGCTTACGATTTGGGTATCGCCAATGAAGGCGATCGCGTTCTCAGCGGTCAAGAATTGCAAAGGCTCAGCCAACCAGAACTCGAACAAGTCGTAGAGCAGGTGAGCATCTACGCCCGCGTCTCCCCAGAACACAAATTACGCATCGTACAAGCTCTGCAAACGCGGGGTCAATTTGTCGCCATGACCGGTGATGGTGTCAACGATGCTCCCGCCCTCAAACAGGCAGATATCGGCATCGCAATGGGTATCACCGGCACCGATGTCAGCAAAGAAGCCAGCGATATGGTATTGCTGGATGATAATTTTGCCACTATAGTCGCCGCCACAGAGGAAGGGCGCGTAGTATACACCAATATCCGCCGCTTTATCAAATATATTCTCGGTTCCAACATTGGTGAGGTGCTGACTATTGCTGCCGCTCCGATTATCGGTTTGGGAGATGTACCTTTAACGCCATTGCAAATTTTGTGGATGAATTTAGTTACCGATGGCGTCCCCGCTCTCGCTTTGGCAGTGGAACCGGCAGAACCTAACGTGATGAAGCGTCCTCCGTTCAGTCCCCGCGAAAGTATTTTTGCGCGAGGATTGGGGTCTTATATGGTTCGCATTGGCTTGGTCTTTTCTATTTTGACGATCGCAATGATGTGGTGGGCATACCAGCACGCCCATATGTCAGGCGATCCGAATCGCTGGAAGACAATGGTGTTCACTACTCTCTGCCTCGCACAGATGGGTCATGCGATCGCGATTCGCTCTAACACCCAACTGACGATCGAGTTAAACCCCTTGACAAATCCCTTTGTTTGGGGTGCTGTAATTCTCACCACGATCTTGCAGCTGATGCTGATTTACGTTCCACCCCTGCGAGCTTTCTTTGGCACTCAAGCTCTGGATGGATTGGAACTCGCTATCTGCGTTGGTTTCAGTATGCTGATGTTTGTTTGGATTGAGTTGGAGAAGCTGTTTATTCGCAGGCGAACAGCAGGTCGGGTCTAG
- a CDS encoding Uma2 family endonuclease: MVQEITQIETESKLMTLDEFLDWYPEDGNGIFELHNGVIVEMQPTGTHERVTSELAAESLIEIRRLKLPYFVARQCVLRPTDSDNSGYRPDAIVLDEKALENEPLWKKRSLITKGESTRLVIEVVSTNWQDDYLMKLGEYEKFGIPEYWIVDYLGLGGRRYIGNPKQPTISVYQMVDGEYMVNQFRGSDRIQSAIFPELNLTAEQIFKVGQ, from the coding sequence ATGGTTCAAGAAATCACCCAAATCGAAACAGAATCAAAACTAATGACTCTAGATGAGTTTCTGGATTGGTATCCAGAAGACGGTAACGGTATTTTTGAATTGCATAATGGGGTCATAGTCGAAATGCAACCAACAGGAACGCACGAACGGGTAACATCAGAATTAGCAGCTGAATCATTAATTGAAATTCGACGATTAAAACTTCCCTACTTTGTTGCCAGACAATGTGTACTTAGACCTACTGATTCGGATAATTCAGGCTATAGGCCAGATGCGATCGTTCTGGATGAGAAAGCGCTAGAAAATGAACCACTGTGGAAAAAAAGATCTTTAATTACTAAAGGTGAGTCTACGCGATTGGTAATTGAAGTAGTCAGTACCAATTGGCAAGATGATTATCTAATGAAATTAGGTGAATATGAAAAGTTTGGTATTCCGGAATATTGGATTGTTGACTATTTAGGTTTGGGTGGTAGGCGTTATATTGGCAATCCGAAACAACCGACAATTTCGGTTTATCAAATGGTGGATGGAGAATATATGGTTAATCAGTTTAGAGGAAGCGATCGCATCCAATCTGCCATCTTTCCTGAGTTGAATTTGACAGCAGAGCAAATATTTAAAGTTGGTCAATAG
- the aroA gene encoding 3-phosphoshikimate 1-carboxyvinyltransferase, translating into MPVPVVTHKITEDRQSLLIQKPTSGLSFASPIRVPGDKSISHRALMLGALATGETQIQGLLLGEDPRSTAECFRALGAEISELNTELVRVRGIGLGQLLEPNDILNAGNSGTTMRLMLGILASHPGRFFTVTGDSSLRSRPMSRVVKPLQQMGATIWGRKGNSLAPLAIQGQQLKPIIYNSPIASAQVKSCILLAGLLTEGETTVTEPALSRDHSERMLKAFGAEVIVDPESNSATIVGPAKLQGQSVIVPGDISSAAFWLVAGAIVPDSELLIENVGVNPTRTGILAALGMMGADIGLENQRIVAGEPVADLRVRHSKLKACQIGGEMIPRLIDEIPILAVAAVFAEGTTVIRDAAELRVKESDRIAVMANQLNRMGAKVTELPDGLEITGGTPLTGTDVDSHTDHRIAMSLAIAALNADGTTTVNGAEAAAISYPDFTTTLQQICGQT; encoded by the coding sequence ATGCCAGTTCCGGTTGTCACGCACAAAATTACTGAAGATCGGCAGTCTTTACTCATCCAAAAACCCACCTCTGGGCTGTCTTTCGCTAGCCCAATCCGAGTTCCGGGAGATAAGTCCATATCCCACCGCGCTTTAATGCTGGGTGCTTTAGCGACAGGAGAAACCCAAATCCAAGGATTGCTCTTAGGCGAAGACCCGCGCAGTACCGCAGAATGTTTCCGCGCACTAGGGGCAGAAATTTCCGAGCTGAATACTGAGTTAGTACGGGTTCGGGGTATTGGCCTCGGTCAGCTGCTAGAACCTAATGATATTTTGAATGCTGGAAATTCCGGTACTACCATGAGGCTGATGTTAGGAATTTTGGCTTCTCATCCCGGACGATTTTTTACGGTGACGGGGGATAGTTCGCTGCGATCGCGTCCAATGTCCCGCGTTGTCAAACCGTTGCAGCAGATGGGTGCTACAATCTGGGGACGGAAGGGGAATTCTCTCGCGCCTCTAGCAATTCAAGGACAGCAGTTAAAGCCGATTATTTACAATTCTCCCATTGCTTCGGCACAAGTGAAATCCTGCATCCTCTTGGCTGGTTTATTGACAGAAGGAGAAACGACGGTAACTGAACCGGCGCTATCTCGCGACCACTCGGAACGGATGCTGAAGGCTTTTGGCGCAGAGGTGATTGTAGACCCGGAAAGCAATAGCGCGACAATCGTCGGCCCTGCTAAACTGCAAGGACAATCTGTAATCGTACCTGGGGATATCAGTTCGGCGGCTTTTTGGTTGGTTGCTGGTGCGATCGTACCAGATTCTGAGTTACTAATTGAAAATGTGGGAGTCAATCCCACGCGCACCGGCATTTTGGCAGCTCTTGGTATGATGGGCGCAGATATCGGGTTAGAAAATCAGCGGATTGTCGCTGGGGAACCGGTGGCAGATTTGCGAGTGCGTCACAGTAAGTTAAAAGCTTGTCAAATCGGCGGTGAAATGATACCTCGTTTGATAGATGAAATTCCGATTTTAGCCGTAGCGGCAGTATTTGCCGAAGGTACAACCGTAATTCGGGATGCAGCGGAATTGCGCGTCAAAGAAAGCGATCGCATCGCTGTCATGGCAAACCAACTCAACAGGATGGGTGCGAAAGTAACGGAATTACCGGATGGTTTGGAAATTACTGGCGGTACGCCTTTAACAGGTACTGATGTTGACAGTCATACCGATCACAGGATAGCAATGAGTTTGGCGATCGCAGCTCTCAACGCTGACGGTACAACTACTGTTAACGGTGCCGAAGCTGCGGCAATTTCCTATCCGGATTTTACCACGACCTTGCAACAAATTTGCGGTCAAACCTAA